tatATATGGTGGTGGATGTTGGAATGACATTAGGTCCTGTTCTgatttttgatgatgatgatgtaatatTGCTTTATTTTAGCTAAACACATGTGAAATATTGTATGTACTGCTTAATGACTAAATGTTGGTAACCTCCCTTTCCAAAACATGTTCAGCAAGAtttaacattttgaaatatatatgaTCTTAATTGTTCTGTGTTTCAGGAGTGAGAAAATgtggtattgttttttttaatgttatatcatGAGAAATcaaggagagaaagtgaaataTCCAGTGAATGTCTTTACCATGCTGTCTGTAACAAAAAGGATGCCCTTTTTTGCAGAAGGAACTGCAGATGTTATAGCAAACTTGACATAATATCCAGGGCttctttgcttttcttctttattttattttgaataaaagcaGTAGGACActcaaggttgtgtgttatcaccaataacgCCACAGCTGGAATGATCCACCTTATCAGAGCCTTGATGTTATTTGTGATTATACAGGACCTCAAgagttctactgcttaaatgtACCATGTTAAAGCACATTTTGACATCCGAATGGTAATAGTAACACGCCACTCTTACCTCACTGGACATAAGCTTACATGACAGCATACAACATCTGCTATGGCATGTTAATAGCATGTCAATGTAGAGTCAAAGTCATGTAGTAGGCCAAGTGTCACTGTTAAAGCAAAACCTCATAAGTTGttcctttttaaattttgttgacactgtttgaaaacaccagccattctttacattttatgaaCAATATAAAATAGACTATGCCCCAAATGCCCCAAAACGACTGTGAAGTCTTATCAACACATACACAACATAAAATCATTTTTCCATCTTCCATAGTCAGCATTTCAGAGatattttgttatgacagtgacaaCATACTTTCAACGTCTGACAAAGCTTAAGGGGCCCATATCACGAGAAAAACGTTTGTGCCTATTCAGCCTGTGGccatttagccccacccactcacactgaagttatgaggagtgtttcagacCATGCTGTTTTCTGAATAAGGCATAGAGCAGCAAATCTGAGgagatttacatttaatttatataacaGTCTTAAACAACAgataagagataaagagaggttgtgAAAAAGCACCTATAAACAACTATGACtgttttttggtgcataaaaccatacaaacacaaaaaagtggaCCTCGGTGGACaaaaaataacatcaaataaaataatggaaTATGGGCCCATTAATGTTGCTTCTCTCACATTCCTCCCTCTGATCCACTGTAAAGACCTGTATCAGTTTGCTGATAGTGCCAATCTCCACCGCTGTTATATATAGCACAAACGCCATACCAGCACCTATCTTTACAAATGCTCTGCAATGCCAGGATGAACAGAAGTATCCGTCTTTAGCCCATGCTATTACTGGATGATCTTACAGAGGATAAGGAACAACCAAACAATGCTTAATATCAGGTCAGAAGCTTTTCTTGGTCTAGGTTAGCATTAGGTCAGTGTTATTATGCATGTAAAGGGCATGttaagacaaacactaaaacacactgcTGAAGGACCTGTGATTTATTCTGTCTGCAGATTCATTTGACGTATAGTCAAACAGCCCTCGTCAGCTAAAAACTTACAAAATTGACACCAAAGTGTAACTATGATAAATTTGTGTTCAGGTGGTCAAGGTGGGCAAATAGTCAATTTATCACATGAACAATGCATATATAAAGTTGTGAGACCGCcagtcaaagtgaaaataagatttCATTTTGACAGTACAGGGAACAAATCTTTCTGTAAACTATAGTgtacaatttctttttattgatGAAAGACTAGTTTAACAtgttaacatgaaaaatatacatAGAAATGCCATATTGcacttttcatgttttatgcaggtacatttttcattgatCAGGgtaaaaactgtgtaaatgtaccctcaaaggcaCAACAGTGGTTTGAAGGTCCCACTGTGTTCATTAcacgttttttttcccccaatgaAAACTACATATTTGTACTTTTCCcgtaacctaatgttttaaaacagaataataaaataaaaaggctggagacgACACAGGGTCTGTGGAGATAATACAACCATCACCATTTTACAGTAATATAAAAGcatgtttagcatgtttgctatcttttagctagctaactaaccaGTGCTAGTTAAGAAAATATGTTGTCCCTCAGTTTAAATAATAACAGGTGCTTACATTATCAGTACAGCATGTCAAAGATTATTACATTCACAGCAAggttttttcatgatatatttCAGAATTTGTTGTGAAGTGGTCATAGTTGTGTGTACGCTGAGTATTTTACAACAACTTTGaacatggctcagccaatcagattttagaaccggaaaaatttgtttttataatGACCTATAatcagctttttcttttttgtcctttttatttAACACTCAGTGACTGATTGAGAAGAGTGAAATGGTCTGTTTTCCTGTGAGGGTCTCTTGTTCTTCAAAATGAAATGTATAGGGTGAGCCACACCGATCCTGCCTGCTCCACGTGCCATCTTTAGTGCCATAGGctgtttggttgtttggttagagcatcatttatttaaaaagtggatGCTTACTTAAGCTTCAGTTGTCCAGGTATCCCCCTGTATTTAGGAACATCACACACAAATAGCAGATAtaatagggttagggttaataGCATACACAAAAGGAAACTTAAAAGTCTGCCTAGAAAAACTTAAAACATGCTATTACTCACTCTGTAATACTTCTTTCCCTATCTGAGATTAAGATTCTGTCATAGATACTACCCTAAATTCAGGTATGTTTCTATAATATGGTTCcaggttctaaaatctgattgccTGAGCCACATTTGACACCATTGTAATATATTCAATGCATACACATATATCCTCCCACATGAACTAAATTCTGTATTATTGTTGCAAGTTTTAAAAACTTCACATTGTGTCTAACAACAACCCTTATccatggtaaaatcactgtagaACAGGGCCTCTCATGGCTTGTTAAGTTTATGACTTTGACAGCCATTCCGCTGTAAAGTCCTGAACTTTCAAATTAATAAGTTTATGAGTTTACAAAGATTTTAGCTAACCTTCCACTTGCTTGTGAAATGGACAACTTATACACATATACCAACACACATAAACTAAATTCTGTATTATTGTCACAAGTTTTAAAAACGGCATATTGTGTCTAACAACAACCCTTATccatggtaaaatcactgtagcCCAGAGCCTCTCACGACTTGTTACGTTTATGACTTTGTCATGAATTTGAAATGGCTGAACTTGTGGTAAACTTTGGAACTCATGAGTTTATGAGTTTACAAGGATTATTTAAAAGCACCATTAGCTACCCTTCCATTTGCTTATAAAATTAACaatttgtctttgtttgctgtgtccAGTCATAAACATGTTCCAGAGCTTCACAGAGGGTGAGCTGAAGCAGATCATCGCTGCACTGGTGGAGCGCAAAGCACAGAGGGACGCCAAGCAGGGCAAAAGGACTAAACGGGCCAAGAATGGCAGCAAAGTGTGCTCGCTACAGGAAGAAGAGGTAACAGTCAGCCAGCTGGGCCTAGGCTACATCAGCGACGAGACCGTTCTTTTCCGCTACTGCAGTGGAAGGTGCGAAGCCAGCCGCCGCAACTATGACATGACGCTGGCAATCTTGAAGCGCAACAGCAAACTAATCAAGGAGGACCTCAAGAAGGCCAAGCACAGACCCTGCTGCCGGCCAACCGCCTATGACAAGAACATCTCCTTCCTAGACAACCAGAGCCGATACCACACCATCCATGAGGTTTCTGCACGTAAGTGCGGCTGTGTATGATCCTTATAGAAGATGCTACAAAGGCGGGGAAGTGACACTCCATGTTGTGGAGGGGACAATTCCATGTTGTTTGATGTGATTGATGAGCTGTAAAACAGAAGTAGGTAGAAGAAGATGTAGGCCATACCTGGTATAGAATAAGTAGGGCTATAGAGGGTAAAGTTTCTGTTATGTTTCATTGCCTTTCCTggacactgttctaaaatggaATCAGTCATTACACTGCATAAATAATGGGCTTTTCGTGAACCATCAAATTCGTCACTCAGCTAATCACGGCACACCACAACTAAGATAACATCACAAATGGAAAACATATGGAAAAAGAGATACTCCCGTATGGAATACTGCAGAGCTTTTGTCAGAAGCTGCTGTTGATCGAGCCTTTTGGACTAGCTTGAAATATTTAGTGAACGTTAGTTTCGTGGCTGCAGTACATCCCTAAATCAGTCATGCATGAGAGCTATGATCAGCCTAAAAACTCACTCTCTCTACAAGTATGGATATGCATTCTCCCACAAATTGGTTGTTTGTGTAAAGGATACCCATAAGTGCAGGCTTTACACCACATTCCCGTAACCACATGCTAACCTTAACAACACTGAGAcagtaaaaacagcagcacccaGACACATCAGCACCTCAGGATGAACAGCCCTGATTGCAGATCTAGAGAAGGAGCAAAAAGAGTAGATATATATAGTTAGACCTACTGAAGATATGGATATAGAATAGCTGCAGTTCTTATGCCGTGTTTACACGTTCATAGCGCATGCAGCCATGGAAACATTGCCACGGTATCAGCATTTCCAGAGAAAATGAATGATGGTCAGAAAAGAGCTTGAGCAATGTTAATTGTTTTA
This Pygocentrus nattereri isolate fPygNat1 chromosome 15, fPygNat1.pri, whole genome shotgun sequence DNA region includes the following protein-coding sequences:
- the nrtn gene encoding neurturin, yielding MKLWKCAAIALTLCGAALSVFLSRILLPLKAPVPLHFERSSFSSSSSSPPPLPSTASPASSMSSNSSSSWTGRKFRRVRSANGANSVISEFINMFQSFTEGELKQIIAALVERKAQRDAKQGKRTKRAKNGSKVCSLQEEEVTVSQLGLGYISDETVLFRYCSGRCEASRRNYDMTLAILKRNSKLIKEDLKKAKHRPCCRPTAYDKNISFLDNQSRYHTIHEVSARKCGCV